DNA sequence from the Malus domestica chromosome 06, GDT2T_hap1 genome:
AGGAAATAAGAATCAAGTCCTAAAACAAACCTACGAGACAGCAGGGGATTGCTTAAAAACAAACTACTATGGAATTAAGCAACTCACGGAAGCACTCATTCCACTCCTTCAACAATCTGACTCGGCAAGGATCGTCAATGTCTCCTCTCAATTGGGACAACTAAGGGTACACGTCCGAAACCCTTGTCTCAAATCTCCCATTCATATTGTTAGACTGACAACATAACATAAGATGCAAGATAACATCACATTATcgaattaatttttcaatttttttaggttATTCCAAACGAGAAAGCGAAGAAGGAGCTAGTAGATGGTGATAGCCTCACAGAAGAGAAAGTGGACAACCTTGTTGAGGGATTTTTGGAGGATGTGAAGCAGAATTTGGTTGAAGCCAAAAGCTGGCCAACCAATTTCTCTGCCTACACTGTATCCAAAGCCGCTCTGAATGCTTATACAAGAGTTTTGGCTAAGAAgtattccaacaaaattgctaTCAACGCCGTGTGTCCGGGTTTTACTGACACGGACATGAACAATCACACTGGAGTCTTCACAACTGAAGAAGCTGCAAAAGGTCCTGTGAAGCTGGCTTTGCTGCCTGATAATGGAGTTTCTGGCCTTTTCTTCGAACAGACTGAATTGTCAACCTTcgaatgaaaatttgaaattgtgAAATAATTGGTCTATTTTTCGTCTCTTAATATATCTATATGCACATGTGACATGTACTCCTAAGCACAATGTgttcttaataaaaatatatgtcaAGTTTTAATGAAGTTTCAATTATAAATCTCTTGTTTTAGGTGACAACTCAACCAACATTTGCTACGTCTTCAGTCATTTGGGTGTTTTAGTTGAATTTCTTCTTTGCCACGTCTTCAGTTTCTTTGTGGATTTGGCTAAAATAAttacatgtatttaatacaTAGCCAACATGCAAGTAGAGGCCTTAAACAAGACTATCCTGCAATGCTTAAAGAATAGACTTGTAAAGAAAAGCAAGTGGACATATGAGTTGCCTGGATTTCTATAGGCACTATCGCACAACTGTTCGAAAAGCAACTAGGGAAACCCCATTCTCCATGGCCTATGGGACAAAAGCCATCATTCCCAGTCCAAGTTATCATCATGCCTAACTTTTATACTCAAGAACAAACCACATTGGAGAACGACGGAATCTTCAAGTCCGACCTTGACTTTGCCAAGAAACGCAAAGAATGCGATTGCCACCTATCAACAGCATATTCAGTTGTACTACAACAAAGGCATTAAACCTCAAAGCCTTCAAGTTGGAGATATGGTTCTAAGAGAAGTGGTCTTCAGAGAAGTCTTCAAGAACACAGAGTACCAAGAGAAGGCAAGCTCAGAACAAACTGGGACGGATTAGACATAGTCGTCGGAGTAGGAATGAAATGAACCTACAATTTGCAGCATGTGGATGGAACTCCGATTACCAAAAAGTGGAATATCCCCAAGCTTAGGCGTACTACTAGGAATTTGAACACCGTAGCCTGCGCCAAGACAAGTCCGTGAAGAACCGATCTCTTTAACGCCCCACCATATTCGTCATAGATGATCCTCAATGTAAAACTTACATGGTATCATCTTTCTAAATACTACACCAGTGATTTAATTCTCCTTCCCAGGATATGTAGGCAGTCATTTTCGTTATCCAGTGAATTAAGGGGCATTCTCCTCTTAATGATCTTCATATCATACTTTCCCAATCAAGCACTACTCCCAAATCTCATTACATTTCTCCCAAATTTCGAATTCTCATTCGAAAACGGCTGTACGGACTCACCGTCCGAATCAAAATTCGAGTCGTCGGAAGAACTATCATTTCTCCGAAATCGCCCTCGACTCTACGCCGAGTAGTTCCTACTCCCACCATAATTGCCACCCAAATTACTCAAATTTACACTGTCCCAAGTAAAGAAATGATATAATTTGTTTCCGTAGCATCACAAAGCATTTTTATACAATCTTTAGGCAGATAGCCTCTAGGTAGAAAGTACTTCCCCATTGTATGATGGAGCACTTTCTTTGTCTAAATTGTATAAAAGAAATCACTCACAGGTTGCTTGAATGGATTTTCAGGACTACATAGTTTCTTCGCCCCTAAGAGCGTTTCTGATAGCAGAGgtcctcttgttaatttttggaaCGGACTCTTGCAGCATTTCGTCTTGCACAGCATCCCACGAAATATATCATAGACTGGTATTGCACAAAAAGGAATGTCATGACATCAAGCACTTACAGGAGAAAATTGATAGTAAAAGATGGTAGAACCGTAGAACGCAAGTTATTGCAGTCTTCTCAACAGAGACTATATGAATATAGTAGATGTTTATTCTCTAATCTTTAGCCGTGCATCACATGCAAAATGTCTGCTCTTGATCGttaaattttggaaatgtttgataATGTTATCATAATATACATAGTTGAGCTTTTGTTATTAAGTGAAGAAAATTCAATggttgtgattaaataaatagagAGAATGCCTCACCAAAACAACAAACAGAGCAACATTAAAGATCGCGACCAGTCTCCACTCAGTTTTCATGTATTGTGCAACTCCAGCCCTTGAAAATGATTGATGAATAGTGCTCAGACTTGAGTAAATTTATACACAAGaagacacaaaaaaaattgagataaaGGTGTGATGATTACTTGCAGGAATCACAATTGTAACACTTGGTGTCCCGGGCATTTTTGTAAAGTTTGCAGTCCTTGTTCAAACTAACTGGATGGAAGCTCATGTCATAGTATGACGCATTAACAGCAGGATAACCGCATCTAGGAATAAAGTTGAATCCCAGCAATTGATAATATCAGTAAGATGGAGTTTCACTAGTCTGAAATATGCATATAAACTAATAAACTTCCATGAACTACACAAAACGGTCAACAAGAAATAAAGTGCAACTTCTTACATGGTGAGGATATAATtcctaaccccccccccccccaaaaaaaaaaaaaacacaccaactGAGATGATAAACATTCACTAACACAAATATGTAAAAGTATGAGAcgataatataaaataattaagtATATGAAATAGACAATTGAAGTGCATGGTACATACTAGATAACATGTGAAACATGcactttttaaaatataaaagtaTATAATACAAAAATAACCATTCTGATTTTGCAATGCTGGAAACCAGAAAGACAGTCAGCAGGATGAGGCGCGGAAACTTACCAAACAACAAAAGACACAGAAATGAAAACAAGAAGTATGGCACCTACTCAGATGGTGGTCGACAACAACCAGCCTCCACAGGGGTTAGCTTTGCCAATTTGTATTGCTTCAGAGTCTGAATCCAACAAGCGAAGTGAAAGAAATTAAGTCAATCGGAAAAGAGAGAAGGTAAAGGAAATCACAACTATATTATGCAGACAAATAAGCAATTTAAACAAGTTTGACTAGTGCACCTTATACTTTTTTGGTAGGTCATTGCAGTCATTAGATTTCACAAGACAACTCTTTAAGTGCTTCCAGTTTTGCGTATTGTTCAACTAAAACACGAAAGTGAGTAACTGATATAACAAAACGCATAACAAAGCGGACACTCCATATCATCATTAAACtgcaaaagaaaaatggaactCACTTGTTTTAGAAACCATGGACTGTAATCATGGAGTTGATACTCCTTGTACCTGTCCCCAGACGAgaaaaaagaggatgaaaaaacGTTTTGTATTTTATTCCTACAGTGGTTAGAAGTGCATTCTTTTGacgaaataaaaattgaaacttgTGCCTCTCTAGATGATTTGAAGCTACTAAACTTTTACAGCCGCTATTTTCTGTATCCTAATCATTTCAAAGTTCTGCTCAGACAATATTTCAGGAGTAGATACCACAAATCAAGATCATACCCTCCCATAAAGCAAGTCGAGCGACCACAAAATAATTTGCATACCTCAAGCCAACCACGCTATGACCAGAGCCATTATTTGTGACAATGAACCTGCAAGTAAAGGCAGAAAATTATGCAACGTCTAACTCgtacacaccaaataaaactgGGCCCTCGTACAAATATTATGAAACTGGTACAATGAAAATTAAACCGTTAAGGAGCaaatattgaattgggttgaacTGCAGTAATTCAAAAAAATCACATGTATGGTTATCGACTATCGAGAAAACATTTAAATACTTATAGAAGATCACAATCAACATTATCTTCACAGACAGAATCGAGAACAGAAGCATATGGACAAAAATGCAATCGAGCCGATGAAGTACTTTCAAGAACAAAAAATATATGCAAAAGCATGCCCACTTCATTGTGACTACCACAAGTCTACAATTTTCTTAAACTCCCGATCAAAATGTCAAACTGCATAAAAGTACTGACTTCTTCTCTTATATTTTCAAATACTTATCCAGTCAACTGgcgtaggaaaaaaaaatcagataatAGATTAATGGGATATGAAGTACAAACTGAGATAGGGAGAGTGTTGAGCTTCAGATGATGTTTACTTACGCTAATACCGTGAACACCAGGATTCCCACCAATATGAAGCACAACAGAATCAGATACTGCACATGAGAAGTCAAGGAACAAACAAGAACGAACGACAGCAAAACAATCTCAatcaaaaatcaaccaaaattcatttaCTAAGGATACAATCCACAAGAGTATGGAGCTATTTTTCATTGCACCCAAGAAGCCGATTATTGATCTAACAGCCAAAGCACACAAGTATAAGTAGATTTCTCGAGATCAATACAAAGTTACAGAGTGGAATCGAAGAATGCATACAAACTCGGGTGGTAAAGAAAGCAAAGCATACATTAAAAAGATGACTGCACCAATGCCTATAACGGGGAGCGTGAGGGATCTCCGACAGCCATCGTGATGAGTACTCATCCACACCCCGAAAACTACGACAACAATTGCTAAGAGCTGCATACCAAACATAGTaagacatcatcaaatttatGTACACAACATATAAACTAGAGCTGCTCATTGGTTAGCTAACCAGCTACACAAGTTTCAACAGATTCTCTCCAACAATTTGAATGACAACGTAAGAGCAAAGACTGAAAATTTTGCAAACAAAACATCAATCTGGTAAGAAACAAGCAAATATAGGATGAAAAATCCAAAAACCAAATCACAGTATCAAACTCAAACCCATAAACAGAACCAAACCCATCCTTAAAACGAACAAATACCCAGAAACGGGGCaaacaaaaaggacaaaaaagaaGCAatcttttcgtttttttttttcagacagATTTTTACAGAAAGATGAAAACTTTGAAAGATTACCATGGTGAGAAAGTTGACCCATCTGATGATAAATGTGCTTGTTCCCATTcccatttcttccttcttttttctttctaaatcccCCCTCTCTTTTTTTTGGTACCAAAATCTAAATTCCTCTCACTACTTGAACTTTTATCAAAATCTAATCTTTCTGAACTTGCAGAAAATAAGAAGCAAGAGGAGAGAAATGTCAGAGATTTCTTCTCAGGCTCCGAAGCT
Encoded proteins:
- the LOC139187652 gene encoding salutaridine reductase-like codes for the protein MAEISFGSKRIAVVTGGNKGIGFEISRQLAANGVGVVLTARDVRRGTEAVEKLKASYGLSDVVFHQLDVTDPSSIASLAEFLKTQLGKLDILVNNAAVIGSVFLTDDKEKLAIGPDDLIGPKAGNKNQVLKQTYETAGDCLKTNYYGIKQLTEALIPLLQQSDSARIVNVSSQLGQLRVIPNEKAKKELVDGDSLTEEKVDNLVEGFLEDVKQNLVEAKSWPTNFSAYTVSKAALNAYTRVLAKKYSNKIAINAVCPGFTDTDMNNHTGVFTTEEAAKGPVKLALLPDNGVSGLFFEQTELSTFE
- the LOC103437353 gene encoding tetraspanin-10, producing the protein MGMGTSTFIIRWVNFLTMLLAIVVVVFGVWMSTHHDGCRRSLTLPVIGIGAVIFLISIIGFLGAMKNSSILLWIYLILLCFILVGILVFTVLAFIVTNNGSGHSVVGLRYKEYQLHDYSPWFLKQLNNTQNWKHLKSCLVKSNDCNDLPKKYKTLKQYKLAKLTPVEAGCCRPPSECGYPAVNASYYDMSFHPVSLNKDCKLYKNARDTKCYNCDSCKAGVAQYMKTEWRLVAIFNVALFVVLSMIYFVGCCARRNAARVRSKN